One Arachis hypogaea cultivar Tifrunner chromosome 2, arahy.Tifrunner.gnm2.J5K5, whole genome shotgun sequence genomic window, GTGtatcattaattataataatatatctatatgaaagatcgtcatgaaaaaaataatttagagtaAAACTTCACCTACTTCATTAAAAAGTAGTTGATGAGGttatagaaaaacttagaaaataatcaatattttatttattattattttgttgtgTCAAaggataagaagaaaaaaaagaaaacacactAAACACTAGTAATATAATCCTGTTGCAACAAtactgttaaatttttttaaagttcaTTCCATTTTAATTGTTGTATGTAATTAGATGCTGCATATTTAGCCAAAGTATTAGCAATTTAGTTGACATCTCTTTAAATTAAATTGACTTTTACTCCCCAATTTCAGCTTAAAATCTCTTTAATTTTAGTTACTAAATTATTATCAGAATTTTGCACTTGGTTGTTCCTatcattaacaaggataaaacaTCCAAACAATCCGTCTCGCAAGTGATCGCTCTAAATCCAACTTTTCATGCTAGAATTAGTCCTCTCTAAATTGCAAAAAGCTCACTTCGAAGAATAGTAGCAAGTGGTAAAGAACCAAAACAACCACGCAACCAAGAGCTATTATACTCACGCAATACATACCTAAAACCATCAGATTCGCCAAATTTACTAGCATTACAGTTTACTTTAATCGAAAATTGGGTAGGAAGAGACCAAGAAAGTAGCAAATAAGAAGGAGTAGACACATAATGCATAGATAAGAAGTTATGAAGTTCATATTGGAAAGCATGAATAAGAGCTATTATAACCTTACCCATTCTCCATAGATTAGTCGGATTAAAAACATCATTGTTACGATCCCTCCAAATTCACCAAATAGTCGCCGAGAAGAGGAAGGCATTAGAGTTCATGCCCCTGTGCAACCATCAATCTAACTGTTGATCGTGAACTTCGAAATTCAAACTATGCCAGATAGCTTTGGCCTTGAAGAACTTATGAAGACGGTGAAAAAAATCGTTTCAGGTTCAGTATTACACCGAGGACACAAATCAGAGCTTCCCAAACCTCTATGAAATCAAAAAGCAGTTGTAGGAATTGCATCATGAATACAtagacagaaaaataaaaagtgtctAGGGGTGACAAAATGCATTGTACCTGCGGGTAACCCAAACCGACCCAATCCAGTCGGGTATGATTGCTAACTCGATCCGCAGCGGGTAGGATAAGGTGTGGGTTGAGTCTCAAGTCTCAACCCTACTCGACCAACTCGTAttctatatgtatatatgttatatacttatataaaaatatgtttcaagtggatattgaaccaaagacctctcactaaatgcaaaaaaTCTTTAGCCATTAAAAAaagattattaataaataatttaattcattttttatataaaagtcaattatattttaaattatcatcaagttatataataatactGTACATATTTTGTAACTTGCGGGTAAAATTAGATACCCACAAGTTAAAAACGGGTAGGATTAGAGTTGAGATATTCTCGTTTAATTCACGGGTAAGATagaattgaatttatataaaaatctcaatctGCAGATAAGATTATGGTTAAATCCAAATTTTATTATACTCTATCTATTGTCATCTTTAGTGTCCACCACCGTTTATGATCAtacaaaaattaattgatatttttttacaaactaattaatttaaagtgaaaattctcaaaaatttaatttttactttactctatataatataatgttattattatttgagaTTAGTTAATAAGTTGTCAGACATAATACTCTCTGAATAAAAAATCTCAAATTTAAATCTTAGCAACATTGAATGTAAGTGGTTATAACTTATATTCaatcatatattatatttatttataataaaaatttctatacataaattttttaatcattttatatatatgatttttttaatttttttctacttttaaaacttaataataatttaaaaattgttaaaaaaactcTATTTTTTTATCGATGTCAttattaaatctaattaaattatttaaattcttaataatcaaactaaaataataacaatttagtatagaaagaaaaatttttaagtaaaataatttttaatattttttgtcatcaTTTAATCAGcataaatactaaatatttttaataaataaattttattaatttatatgtacaaactttaaaaaatataaatacaaactgtattgattcatatatataaattttaataaatatatatacatataaattatatattttttgtgtgtaaaatttttataaatataaatataaattattactgaTTAAgtgataacaaaaaataataatattagtagCATTATTCCTATAGGAATATGGGAAATCATGTAATCAcggttatatatatacacatggtGAGCAAtgcatataattattcatatacaTAACTAAGCATATAATAGAACCCTAGCTTACATCAAATTACTTGCATCCGAACCATCATATATGGAGATGAAcacattgaataataataataatcatcatcatcaaagtgattcatcatcaccaccacaaaGAAAAAGGGTCATGAACCCTGTTGATCCTGAAGAATTCAGGAAACAAGGTCACATGATCATTGACTTTCTTGCTGACTACTACACCAAAGTTTCAAATTTTCCGGTTCGAAGCCAAGTCGAACCGAACTACCTTCGAAAACACTTGCCAGATTCAGCCCCATTAGTCCCCGAACCAATCGAATCGATTCTTGAAGATGTTCAAGAACACATCATACCAGGAATCACACACTGGATGAGCCCTAATTACTATGCCTATTTTCCAAGTAGCGGAAGCGTAGCTGGATTCATGGGCGAGATGCTTAGTTCCGGATTCAATGTGGTTGGATTCAATTGGATTTCATCACCAGCAGCTACGGAGCTTGAAACCATTGTTATGGATTGGCTTGGTGAAGTTCTAAAGCTTCCACAACAATTCCTTTAcaaaagtagtaataataatgGTGGTGGGGTTTTGTTAGGGACCACTTGTGAAGCTGTGTTGTGTACACTTGTGGCTGCAAGGGACAAGAAGCTTAGCCAAATTGGGAGGGACAACATAGGGAAGCTTGTTGTTTATGGTTCTGATCAAACACATAGTTCATTTGGAAAGGCAGCACAAATTGCTGGTAAGGATGTTTCTAGTTTGGTTTGGTTTAATATAAAAGTTTTATTATTGTGTTAGTTCTTataatttactaaatttttaattaggtttttttatatatttttttaattgaatttttattctatttttaattttgtaattaaattttttataataaaaaaatattagagttaattgaatatttttctgCAAATTAAGGTTATCTATAATTAAGAAGAgaacttaattaaatctttaattatatatttgtttaaataaatattctgttaattttaatatttttgacatgaaaatgatctaattataaaattaaaaccagTGTAggacttaataaaaaaattacaaaaatttaattgtaaatttaataaaattataggacgaaaagaataattaaacctaatataaattataaattttattttgattatgttAAAATAATGGAAACAAATTTGATccattaaaatcaaaatattgatttaatttgatctctttttttttctttgtttttcttataCTTTTATAAAGTTATTAAAGTAAAtcaaatattagtatttttttaaaataactatatTAAGTATGAAATCTAGATAAGCTAGAATAATgtctaaaagtaaaaaataatcaagaaataatTAACATTTGAACAACAATTATATTTATATCAATATAATATTAATGGTTATACTTATGTTAGTTATGTATCTCTTAAACATATAGCTATAAATGTGTAATACATATATATTACTCTTGATGATTTGgtttgacaaattttaaaaactcaaaaaaaatgcAGGTATTCAAAATGTTAGGGCCATCAAGACTAAGAGATCAAATTCATTTGCTTTGAAAGCTGACTCACTCCTTTCAACCATTCATTCTGATGTGAAAAATGGGTTAATACCTATTTATTTATGTGCCACCGTGGGAACAACCGCCACAACATCTATTGATCCATTAATGGAATTATGTGATGTGGCAAAAGAATATGAAATTTGGGTCCATGTTGATGCTGCCTATGCTGGATCAGCTTGCATTTGTCCTGAATTTAGGTCTTGTATTGATGGTATTGAAGGTGCTAATTCTTTTAGCTTCAATGCCCATAAATGGTTCTTGACCAATTTAGCATGTTGTTGTCTTTGGGTAAAAGACCATAATGCCCTTACAAAATCCCTCTCAACTAACCCTGAATTCTTGAGGAACAAGGCTTCTGAGTCAAAGCAAGTGATTGACTACAAAGATTGGCAAATAACTTTGAGTAGGAAATTCAATGCACTCAAACTATGGCTTGTTCTTAGAAGCTATGGTGTTGAAAACCTAAGGAATTTCTTGAGGAGTCATGTGAATATGGCAATGACTTTTGAAGGGTTAGTGAAATTGGATAAGAGGTTTGAGATTGTTGTTCCTAGGAAATTCTCATTAGTTTGCTTTAGGGTTTCACCATCAACAATTGCTAGatccaattattattattattatcatgataataataataataaaaataattatgatgatAATTACCATAATGGACATGGCTATGGGAAATTAGTGAATGATGATTATTTAGttaatgaattgaatagaaaattgtTGGAATCAATCAACAATTCAGGGAAAGTGTACATGACTCATGGTGAAGTTGAAGGTGCTTTTATGATTAGATTTGCAATTGGTGCTACCTTAACTGAGGAACATCATGTGATCATGGCATGGAAGTTGATTCAAGAGCATGCAGATTCTTTACTACTAGGTTCCTCCTAAAACTACATATGAAGGTTATTATTGTAATTCAATAATGAATGTTTTTAGTTTCTTCAATAAAGGTTATTATTGTACTTCaataaatctttatttttatcaaaagttAGATGACAGGGTTTATGAataaattgttattgttattgtgtcAAATTAAATTAAGATACTATTATAATAGTATTGATAAATTCTATATTTttctattagttatttttagaagttgagacttgattttttataaaatgttagtgtaaatatgtattttaaattttaattttaagtttttgattattttatattttttatttacatgagACCGCTTTTATCGATTCAACCAGTAATTTATTAGTTGAATTAATAAATCAGTAAACCAATAATTTAATTGGTTCGATCACTGATTTAATTATGATAACTATAATAATAACATATATTCACTTGatccaagtttatttttattctgtgctaaattagatttttaggatttgttttgacaaaaatatttgatattcaaaaaatattagtaaaaaattatccaaatttattatttttatttaatatattttataataaataaatattaaataaaatatatttaaactatatatatttagactaattatttttttatttttctagtattattattttttaaatgtcAGCAATTATTATTTGATATATTAAAGATGGTACAATAATTGAATATTAGTATATTACAACCAGCACATCATATACTCaatgttttatatatttatttttgggtATATCCCTTCATATCTATGGTAATTAATGCAGCTATGATCCCCAGAAAACCATATACTAATGTGTTTTCTTTTTGTCCTTGGTTCAATTT contains:
- the LOC112733223 gene encoding tyrosine decarboxylase 1 encodes the protein MEMNTLNNNNNHHHQSDSSSPPQRKRVMNPVDPEEFRKQGHMIIDFLADYYTKVSNFPVRSQVEPNYLRKHLPDSAPLVPEPIESILEDVQEHIIPGITHWMSPNYYAYFPSSGSVAGFMGEMLSSGFNVVGFNWISSPAATELETIVMDWLGEVLKLPQQFLYKSSNNNGGGVLLGTTCEAVLCTLVAARDKKLSQIGRDNIGKLVVYGSDQTHSSFGKAAQIAGIQNVRAIKTKRSNSFALKADSLLSTIHSDVKNGLIPIYLCATVGTTATTSIDPLMELCDVAKEYEIWVHVDAAYAGSACICPEFRSCIDGIEGANSFSFNAHKWFLTNLACCCLWVKDHNALTKSLSTNPEFLRNKASESKQVIDYKDWQITLSRKFNALKLWLVLRSYGVENLRNFLRSHVNMAMTFEGLVKLDKRFEIVVPRKFSLVCFRVSPSTIARSNYYYYYHDNNNNKNNYDDNYHNGHGYGKLVNDDYLVNELNRKLLESINNSGKVYMTHGEVEGAFMIRFAIGATLTEEHHVIMAWKLIQEHADSLLLGSS